ACAAAACCCACGAGTGACACTTAGGGATGAAGCTTTCAGGAACAAGACGAGAACAGAACGAAGGGgaaaggggggggggggctgaGCTCCATTTCAGGACACCCCTGGGGGAGGCGGCGGCCCTGAGGCTGGGGGAGCACCCCCAAGTCAGGAGCGGGGGCACGGAGACGGAGCGCCCACAGCACCCGCCACAGGTGGGTCAGCAAGACTCGGGGCCCCTCTGCCACAGCGTGGAGCCCACCCCCCGGGCCTCCTTGCCGACCCGTGCAGGCAGGGGGGCCATGCCCGTCCAGGAGCCCCGCTCCAAGCACCAGGCAGTGGGAGTGGGTGCAGGGCCCACAGGGTCCGCCTGGGTGTGGCTCCCCGGGGTCAGGCACTGAGACACACGGGGTGGGGGGGCTGCTGCCCACACTTTATTAGACGTGCCCGGAGCCTGCCGTGGCCCCGCTGTGGGGTGTGGGGGAGCAGCCTGCAGCCTGTCTCCAGCACCAGGGCCAGCGGGGAGCCCCTCATCTCCCACCCCAACCCAGACAGGGCTGGTGGGGAAACACTGCCCTGGAGAACACTTGGGCAAGAAAAGCGCCAGAAGCCCCCGTGGACCCCAGCCCCACGCCCGCTTGGGTACAGCGCTCCTGAGGCCAGGAGTCCTAGGGGCTCCCAGGCCCAGGCTGGTGAGAGGTCCAGCtcctgggggggcgggggtgtgggCGACGTCCTTTGGCAGCGAAGCAGGGTGGTGGGCAGCTGGCGGCTACGCACAGTAGGCATCTGCCCTCACCACCTGGCAGTACATGGTCATGGCGAAGGTCAGGCCCAAGATCTGCGGGGACAGCAGGGGCCGGGCAGGGCCGCTCAGGACCACGGCCAGTGGCCCCCGGGGAAGCCTTGGGCCTGGGGGCCTAGAGGCGCCCCGTGGGCCAGACCCAGACCCGCTTTCCCCTTGGAGTGGGTTTGGCCACCCTGGGCCCCGCTGGTCTCAGGGCCTAGGAGTTCCAGGCTGGGCCCCCAACAGCTGCCCTCCACTCCTCTGTCTGACTGCGATCACCCCTCTGGGAGTGTCTGGCTGTGACCTCTGCCTGCACTCCAGAAACAGGCTGCCCTGACACTGCTTGGTGCTACCCCTGGGGCTGGCACTCAGGTCTTGCATGAAAGCTGGGGAGCTAGGGCTGGCCGGCCGGGCCTCACCAGGGTCTGCACTGCCCGCCTTCACTCCGCACTGGGCAGTCCTgggaccaccccctccccccagagcCCTGGGCAGGGGTGTGGGGACACAGCTGGTGCACAGACCTCAGCAGAGGCACCCAGGCTGTGCTTCCGTCCACGAGGAGATCAGACCCTCAGCTCAGGAGTCTGTCCCTGAGGTGTCACAGGTCACCTCCCCGTGGATGCCGTCTTTGACAACCCCCCAGGAGGCCCCCTGCACCTCTGCTGgggacccaggctcctctgctgccctgttcttcgggctcagggctggggtggggccccTCCTACCTGCACCAGGGCCGTGCACAGCCCAAAGACGCCCACGGCCAGCAGGTTCTCCTGGAGCCACATCTTCACGGTCTCATAACACGGCTGGAGGAAGAGTCGGCGTCACGGGGGCGGTGAGGTCGGCCCTTCGCCCCCAGGGGCCTGGGCCGTGGCTGGCCGGAGGGCACAGACTCACCGCTTTCCACCAGGTGCCGGGTGCGTGCAGCCCGCAGCTCTCGCTGAACTCCAGGCAGCAGGAGTCAGGAACGCGTGTGGCATTGTAGACCTCGAACCAGTCGGTGTAGTTGGAGACCCCGCAGCAGCGGAACTGCGGGAGAGAGGTGGGCTGGGACTGTGCACGGAGGGGTcccgccctccccctcccccggccACACCGgccggcccccgccccgccccgccccgcctcacGTCGGTCTGGATGATGCTCCAGGCGTTGGTGAGGCCCACGTTGCCTGGGGTGCCGTACAGGTGCAGGCCTTTCTTCAGGTCCCGCTGGGCGTACCTGTCGATCTGCAGGACGGCAGGGCCACGCTGTGGCCAGCTCCACCTACCTCGGCCAGACCCGCGCCCACGCTGGCCCCCGGTGCCCTCTGTCCACCTCCCTGCAGTCACCCCTCCCAGAAGGCACCACCAAGCTCTGGCACCCCAAAGTCTCCCTGGGCCTCTCGTGGTGCTAATGACGGGATCCGAGTCAGACGCATCAGCACGAGCTTATGGCAGTTAACTTGCAGATGGAGACAGACAGGCACCGAACACCCAGGGCAGCGTCTGCACACGCCCACCGGGACCCACGGCTCTGCGTGGCCGGCCAACAAGGCCCAGATCTTGGTTACTAAGACCGTTCGTTCTCCATAAAGGAACCAGGCTCCCTGGAGAAATGGCAGAttccagggctggggcaggggcccCCCAGGATAGATGTGGGGAGTGTCTCTTAGCAGAGGTGTTGGAGGAGCAGGTAAGGGATGTGGGAGCCACAGAGCTCCAGTAGCCAGAGCTAAACCAGATGAACAAAAAGTAAGTCTTGGGGTATAGCCAGAGAATAAAACATGTAAGTGCACCCTCACATGTGTCATTAAGCAACAGCAGGGGGTGGGAGACACCCCCATCGAGCTGACGCGCAGCTGAAGGCGGGCCGCCTGGGTGCTCAGACTCTCCGGAGCCTGCGAGGCCCTGCTGTCCCCCCCAGGCCTGGCCGCCAGGACCTGTGCTTGTAACCAGAGCCGGGCTGGGCCCGGCGTCTGTCCATGCAGAGCTGGGGTCCCTAGGGTCGGTTCTCAGCCCCTCCCGCCCCCTTGCCTCTGGGAGGGTGCAGCCCCGTGCCCGCCATGGGGCAGTTGTACCTTGTCAGTGTAGGCGAAGAAGAGGATGGTGATGCAGGCCTCGAGCAGGAACACCAGCAGCAGGGCCACGAAGAACTGCGGGCCGGGACCGCCAGCCTCAGCCGTGCGGCCCACCTGGCTCGCACGGACGGCCCCACCCGCCCCGCACAGGGTCCTGGGGGCTGAGAGGGCTGGGACAGGAGCTGGGAGGGGGTCTCGGAGAAAACAGGCCCAGTGCCAGTCGGAGGGGCTGTGCCTGGCACACGTGTGGGGGCACGTGTACACGTGCGCCTGTGTCTGTCAGGGCCGCCCCCCGCCCGGCCTGCTCCCCCACTGGACTCACGGTGAGCAGGAGGCATTTGTTCTCCTTGATGGCCCCGATGCAGCCCACGAAGCCGATGGCCATCACGAAGGCGCCGGTGACGATGAGCAGGTTGGCGGCCGACAGCGACGGGAAGGAGGAGGACAGGGTGGCGAAGTTCCCCTGCGTGGCTGCCAGCCAGATGCCCACGCCCAGGATGCCGCAGCCGCCCAGCTGGGCCAGGGCGCAGAGGGGGGCGCGGGTGAGGAGCCCGCCAGGCGCCCGCTGACCACCTGGCCTGCCGGCCGCACTGGGTCCCCCCATGCATCCTGGGCCCCAGCCGTCCCCCCGGAGGGGCTGCCCCCAAGCCCACACCAGCCCACTCCCTGGCCCGCTCCCCCGACCACTGCAGCTTTTACTGAACTTCATAATTGCTCCTTACAAAAATCGATTCAAACAGGAGGAAGAGGCAGGGGAGGCCAGGCGGTGATGAATCCGGGGAGACGCCTGGCcccgggggggcgggggcggccagAGGGGTGGGGAGCCAGAGCCAGCTGGGACTCTGAAGCCTTGGGGATGCCCCAAGATGAAATGGGAGCTCAAGCCCAAGGCTGGCAGGGTCTGTTGACCGTAAggaagtgtgtgtctgtgtgtgtgtccaggcTGGGCAGGGTCTGCTGGCTATAAGGACACATGTGTGTTGTGTCCCCATTAGGAGACTGCACACGTGAGTGTGTCCCCGTAAGGAGACGTGTGAGAGTGTGTGTTCCCATAAGGAGACGTGTGCACACGTGAGTGTGTCCCCATAAGGAGATGTGAGCGTCCCCTAAGGAGACGTGTGTGTCCCCATAAGGagatgtgtgcacacgtgtgtgtccCCATAAGGAGACGTGTGAGAGTGTGTGTTCCCATAAGGAGACATGTGCACACGTGCGTGTGTCCCCATAAGGAGACGTGTGAGAGTGTGTGTTCCCATAAGGAGACGTGTGCACACGTGCATGTGTCCCCATAAGGAGACGTGCATATGTTCCCATAAGGAGACGTGTGCACACATGAGCGTGTCCCCATAAGGAGATGTGAGCGTGTCCCCATAAGGAGAtgtgtgaaagtgtgtgtgtatgttcccaTAAGGAGACGTGTGCACACGTGCGTGTGTCCCCATAAGGAGacgtgtgcacgcgtgtgtgcgCCCCTCCTGTGGGAGAGGGATGACCCCCATGTGGCAGGCCCCCACCAGGTGCAGGGACAGAGCTGTCCACAGTGCTGACCACAGGCAAGGCCACTTGAGGCAGCAGGGCACTCGCCCCTGCCTGGGGGCGCCATCAGGGGACCCTGAAGAGGCTGGGACGGGCGCGGGTCACGAGCCCTCCCACCAGCCGACGGGCAGGAAACGGGTGCTCAGGGCCACCCCAGGTCCATGGGCTCTCCAGGTGCCCATGTGGACCACACATACGGACGGTCTCCCCTGGCCTCCACCCAGCGTCGCAGCAGAGGGGGGACCCAGGTCAGGGGCAGGGGCTGCCCCCCCGGAAGAAGCCGAAGCAGGCACCCTGGTCCCACGCCTGCCCATCCCTGCTGACCGGGCACACCCTCTCCCGCTCCAGGGGCTCAGCCCAGGTCAAGCCCCGAGGCTGGCGCTGGTGGGGGGTGCGGGGCTGCCTCTGAGCAGAGGGGAGCACCTTCCTCTAAAACCCAACAGCCAGCCAGCTAGCTCCGCCCTTGAGGTCGGCACGGAAGCTCTGGTCCACAGGACAAGCGCCTCCGAGCCCCTGGCCCCGCGGGGACCTGGGGAGGGTCACGGGAGGCCATCTGGGGGGAGCGTCCTGCAGGGCTGGGCCCGCCCGGGAGGGCATCACCCGGGGCAGCCTCACACACGCCGTGATGCGGACCTGGCCCACGGTGACACCCAGACACGTCACCCGGCCCTCCGCACTCAGGCACAGACCAGCCACCAACAACCGCGCGAACGCGATGCGGGCACGTGGGTAAGAAAATTACCTGTAATTGTGAAGCTGCTTCTGTGTAGGcagcttttaaaacattttggcaGGAAGATTACAGCCTCCGAGTACGGGGGAAACGGGCCCTGTGAAACCCA
The genomic region above belongs to Bos taurus isolate L1 Dominette 01449 registration number 42190680 breed Hereford chromosome 29, ARS-UCD2.0, whole genome shotgun sequence and contains:
- the TSPAN4 gene encoding tetraspanin-4 isoform X1; the encoded protein is MARGCLQGVKYLMFAFNLLFWLGGCGILGVGIWLAATQGNFATLSSSFPSLSAANLLIVTGAFVMAIGFVGCIGAIKENKCLLLTFFVALLLVFLLEACITILFFAYTDKIDRYAQRDLKKGLHLYGTPGNVGLTNAWSIIQTDFRCCGVSNYTDWFEVYNATRVPDSCCLEFSESCGLHAPGTWWKAPCYETVKMWLQENLLAVGVFGLCTALVQILGLTFAMTMYCQVVRADAYCA